The DNA window TCGTCCCAGCCCATCCGGTACAGCAGCTGCGGCAGCTCGGCCGCGGCGCCCGGTGCCACGAAGAACTGCGCCCGGCCGTCCGGGGTCTCGATGACCGGGCCCAGCGGCAGGCCCATGCGCTCCAGCCGCACCAGCGCGCGCCGGCCGGCCTCCGCGGAGACCTCGATGACGTCGAAGGAGGGGCCCACGGGCAGCAGCGCCGCCGCGCCCGGGTACTCGCCCCAGACCTCGGTGACCTCGTCCAGGGTGGCCCCGGCCTTGACCGTGGGGGCGAAGGCGAGGGGGTGCGCCCCGGGGGCCGGGCACCGCGCGTCCCCGCAGGAGCAGTCGCGTGCGGGCGCCGCCGCACGGGCCCCCGGGACCACGTCCCAGCCCCACAGCCCGGTGTACTCCGCCACGGCCGTGCACTCCGAGGTCCGGCCGCGGCGCCTGGCGCCGGAGCGGAACTCCCTGGTGCCGCGGCTGCCGCCGATCGTGAAGCCCATGCCCATGCCCCCTCCAACGGGTCGGACGCTCCGGTGGTTACGGCATCGGCAGGACCGGCGCACTCCTCGCCGCGTGCGCCCCGAGCGCACTCCTGTCCACCCATCCGTTCTCACCTTGTGTCAAGTGAATCGCGCCTGGCCGACGGCGAGTTCATTCGAAGGGGTGGCGAATGGTGGCGATTCTGGAAACGACCTCGCCGCACGGGTGATCGTAGGATTACTTTCGGTATATGAACCCCGAAGGCGAACCCATCCGTGGGTATGCCGGAGGCAATGTGTGAAGGACTCGTGAAGGTCCGTGGCGACGGTTGCCGTTCCCGTCAGGGTTTGTGTGGAAGAGGCAGAGCGGATGGGGGCGTTCCAGTGAGCGGCAACGGCGCAAGCGGAACGGACGGGGACTCCACGGAGTCCGCAGACCGGAACGTCCAGCTGA is part of the Streptomyces subrutilus genome and encodes:
- a CDS encoding bifunctional DNA primase/polymerase — encoded protein: MGFTIGGSRGTREFRSGARRRGRTSECTAVAEYTGLWGWDVVPGARAAAPARDCSCGDARCPAPGAHPLAFAPTVKAGATLDEVTEVWGEYPGAAALLPVGPSFDVIEVSAEAGRRALVRLERMGLPLGPVIETPDGRAQFFVAPGAAAELPQLLYRMGWDDADLDLRALGHGCHVTAPPSDRAGLGRAGWLRPPGLDTAGSPPQARLLLGTLAYICHRLRR